One window from the genome of Mumia sp. ZJ1417 encodes:
- a CDS encoding RDD family protein: protein MSPAAHPVGPGAQLQGQPAGVVTRVIAGGLDYMLVGLWSAGVYVGVAALSFLYNPVEWQWPRWSFGAVLILGALSMVTYLTATWATSGKTLGGQVMGTRVVRDGERVHVLRALARAVVVVAFPIGLFWSAVDVRARSAQDLVIRTSVVYAWRTDVRP from the coding sequence ATGAGCCCGGCGGCGCATCCGGTCGGGCCGGGCGCGCAGCTGCAGGGGCAGCCCGCCGGCGTCGTGACGCGGGTGATCGCGGGCGGGCTCGACTACATGCTCGTGGGGCTGTGGTCGGCGGGGGTGTACGTCGGCGTGGCGGCGCTCAGCTTCCTCTACAACCCGGTCGAGTGGCAGTGGCCGCGATGGTCGTTCGGGGCGGTGCTGATCCTGGGGGCGCTGTCGATGGTGACCTATCTGACCGCGACGTGGGCCACGAGCGGCAAGACGCTCGGCGGTCAGGTGATGGGCACGCGGGTCGTACGGGACGGCGAGCGGGTGCACGTCCTGCGTGCGCTGGCCCGCGCGGTCGTCGTCGTGGCGTTCCCGATCGGGCTGTTCTGGTCGGCGGTCGACGTGCGCGCGCGGTCGGCGCAGGACCTCGTGATACGCACGTCGGTCGTCTACGCCTGGCGTACCGACGTCCGTCCCTGA
- a CDS encoding DUF2505 domain-containing protein: MRLHEIADYPGATPDQVFSIIRDDEFRAEVCEKMHAIAYEVSVDDQEDQVQVQIDRTMPAEMPDFIKRLTGDTVEVRQIETWGPAAADGSRAGTVRLTIKGQPASMDGTMAIHPTASGAELVVEGDLKVKIPLIGRKVEPEVAKAIVAALRVESEAGQARFAEG; this comes from the coding sequence ATGAGGCTGCACGAGATCGCCGACTACCCCGGCGCCACTCCCGACCAGGTCTTCTCGATCATCCGCGACGACGAGTTCCGTGCCGAGGTGTGCGAGAAGATGCACGCCATCGCGTACGAGGTCTCGGTGGACGACCAGGAGGACCAGGTTCAGGTCCAGATCGACCGGACGATGCCGGCGGAGATGCCGGACTTCATCAAGCGGCTGACCGGCGACACGGTCGAGGTCCGCCAGATCGAGACCTGGGGCCCCGCCGCTGCAGACGGCTCCCGTGCTGGCACCGTCCGGCTGACGATCAAGGGCCAGCCTGCGTCGATGGACGGCACGATGGCGATCCACCCGACGGCATCGGGCGCCGAGCTGGTCGTCGAGGGTGACCTCAAGGTCAAGATCCCGCTGATCGGCAGGAAGGTCGAGCCCGAGGTCGCGAAGGCCATCGTCGCCGCCCTGCGCGTGGAGTCCGAGGCGGGCCAGGCGCGGTTCGCCGAAGGCTGA